A window from Triticum aestivum cultivar Chinese Spring chromosome 6D, IWGSC CS RefSeq v2.1, whole genome shotgun sequence encodes these proteins:
- the LOC123141814 gene encoding uncharacterized protein codes for MESFRSYGEEGDGCYFQNLKLHEEDHCFLDFSFEYLLEISLFYPTQHLCDTSTSSTTTTTSQSCLLQDEFDATLFEGDILSFWPALQERAHLKEVKQEPDGDAAEKKHDGSGEALFSSTQHLCTNTTTAQSCFSQDQQELEARLEVHIMSLLAALEGEHHGGEKVMKGEVGRDAGEKKRNGPEEKPLLSFQQVSRCFCMPIKQAAEKLNVGLTLLKRQCRELGIPRWPHRKLKSLETLIKNAQELGKPMIEVEMLRRKKKLIEERPGHIELDEVTKVLRQACFKEKFKRRRLMAMEG; via the exons ATGGAAAGCTTCAGGTCCTATGGAGAAGAAGGGGACGGCTGCTACTTTCAGAACTTGAAGCTTCATGAAGAGGACCACTGCTTCCTGGATTTCAG TTTCGAGTACCTACTAGAGATCTCACTCTTCTACCCCACTCAGCATCTCTGTGATACTAGTActtctagtactactactactaccagtcAGAGCTGCCTCTTGCAAG ACGAGTTTGATGCCACCCTGTTCGAAGGCGACATCCTGAGCTTTTGGCCTGCCTTGCAAGAACGAGCTCATCTCAAGGAAGTGAAGCAGGAGCCGGACGGTGACGCCGCGGAGAAGAAGCACGACGGCTCGGGGGAAGCACTCTTCTCCTCCACCCAGCATCTCTGCACTAACACCACTACTGCACAGAGCTGCTTCTCGCAAG ACCAGCAGGAGCTTGAAGCCCGCTTGGAAGTTCATATCATGAGCCTTTTGGCAGCCTTGGAAGGAGAACATCACGGTGGGGAGAAGGTAATGAAGGGCGAGGTAGGCCGCGACGCCGGGGAGAAGAAGCGCAATGGACCAGAGGAGAAGCCACTGCTGTCGTTCCAGCAGGTGTCGCGGTGCTTCTGCATGCCGATCAAGCAGGCGGCGGAGAAGCTCAATGTTGGGCTGACGCTCCTGAAGAGGCAGTGCCGGGAGCTCGGGATCCCGCGGTGGCCGCACCGGAAGTTGAAGAGCCTGGAGACGCTCATCAAGAATGCTCAG GAGCTAGGGAAGCCTATGATTGAAGTGGAGATGCTGCGGCGGAAGAAGAAGCTGATCGAGGAGAGGCCTGGGCACATTGAGCTGGATGAGGTGACGAAGGTGCTGAGGCAGGCGTGCTTCAAGGAGAAGTTCAAGAGGAGAAGgctcatggcaatggaggggtaa